A window of Aeromicrobium sp. A1-2 contains these coding sequences:
- a CDS encoding bifunctional 3,4-dihydroxy-2-butanone-4-phosphate synthase/GTP cyclohydrolase II: MSEHENVRLDSIERAVADFRDGKAIVVVDDEGRENEGDIIFAASKATPELMAFLVRYSSGLVCAPITGDILDRLAIPLMTPHNREMMRTAYTVSIDARDGITTGISAADRARTCRVLADSATEPFELNQPGHILPLRAKPGGVLARAGHTEAAVDFARLAGLTPAGVIGEVLHDDGTLMRAPELRVFADEHDIALVSIEDLQIYRRLHESQVQRLATTRLPTEFGEFQAHGYRDMIEGSEHIALVYGDPGTEDVLTRIHSECLTGDVFGSRRCDCGPQLELSLTEITKAGAGIVVYLRGHEGRGIGLLHKLQAYSLQDTGSDTVDANLELGFGEDERDYAAGAQILRDLGVTSARLLTNNPDKTIALEAYGVKISERVPLRIEPNADSLRYLQTKAQRMGHDLPGLGDPS; this comes from the coding sequence ATGAGTGAGCACGAGAACGTCAGGCTCGACAGCATCGAGCGGGCCGTCGCGGACTTCCGCGACGGCAAGGCCATCGTCGTGGTCGACGACGAGGGCCGCGAGAACGAGGGCGACATCATCTTCGCCGCCAGCAAGGCGACGCCCGAGCTCATGGCGTTCTTGGTCCGCTATTCGAGCGGGCTGGTCTGCGCCCCCATCACCGGCGACATCCTCGATCGACTCGCGATCCCGCTCATGACCCCGCACAACCGCGAAATGATGCGCACGGCCTACACCGTGTCGATCGATGCTCGCGACGGGATCACGACCGGGATCTCGGCGGCCGACCGGGCCCGCACCTGCCGCGTGCTCGCGGACTCCGCGACCGAGCCGTTCGAGCTCAACCAGCCGGGACACATCCTTCCGCTGCGTGCCAAGCCCGGCGGCGTGCTCGCCCGCGCCGGCCACACCGAGGCGGCCGTCGACTTCGCCCGTCTCGCAGGGCTCACCCCAGCCGGCGTGATCGGCGAGGTGCTCCATGACGACGGCACCCTCATGCGGGCCCCGGAGCTGCGGGTGTTCGCCGACGAGCACGACATCGCGCTGGTGTCGATCGAGGACCTGCAGATATATCGCCGGCTCCACGAATCGCAGGTGCAGCGGCTCGCCACGACCCGCCTGCCGACCGAGTTCGGCGAGTTCCAGGCGCACGGCTACCGCGACATGATCGAGGGCTCGGAACACATCGCCCTGGTCTACGGCGACCCCGGTACCGAGGACGTCCTGACCCGCATCCACTCCGAGTGCCTCACGGGTGACGTGTTCGGATCCCGGCGCTGCGACTGCGGCCCGCAGCTCGAGCTGTCGCTGACCGAGATCACGAAGGCGGGCGCGGGCATCGTGGTCTACCTGCGCGGCCACGAGGGCCGCGGTATCGGCCTGCTGCACAAGCTGCAGGCGTACTCGCTCCAGGACACCGGCAGCGACACCGTCGATGCCAACCTCGAGCTCGGCTTCGGCGAGGACGAGCGCGACTACGCGGCGGGGGCGCAGATCCTGCGCGACCTCGGCGTGACCTCGGCCCGGCTGCTGACCAACAATCCGGACAAAACCATTGCGCTGGAGGCGTACGGCGTCAAGATCAGCGAGCGCGTTCCGCTGCGGATCGAGCCCAATGCGGACAGCCTGCGCTACCTGCAGACCAAGGCCCAGCGGATGGGTCACGACCTGCCCGGGCTGGGAGATCCGTCGTGA
- the infC gene encoding translation initiation factor IF-3 has protein sequence MASHTISGGSITTELRVNDRIRVPEVRLVGPGGEQVGIVRIEDALRLAAEADLDLVEVAPTARPPVCRLMDYGKFKYETAQKARESRRNQTNTVIKEMKLRPKIDQHDYDTKKGHVVRFLKAGDKVKITIMFRGREQHRPELGYRLLQRLAADVEDLGFIESNARQDGRNMTMVLGPLKKKSEAQAEVKAEKVKTTAAKAAEKDAEAAEVKAHREAVQKTATPKKPRRRSENLDPDMEA, from the coding sequence TTGGCCTCCCACACGATCTCAGGAGGATCCATCACCACAGAGCTGCGCGTCAACGATCGAATCCGCGTCCCCGAAGTACGCCTCGTCGGTCCTGGCGGTGAACAGGTAGGCATCGTCCGCATTGAGGATGCCCTGCGACTGGCTGCGGAAGCCGATCTCGATCTTGTCGAGGTGGCTCCGACAGCTCGTCCGCCCGTCTGCCGACTCATGGACTATGGCAAGTTCAAGTACGAGACGGCTCAGAAGGCACGCGAGTCCCGTCGCAACCAGACCAACACCGTCATCAAAGAGATGAAGTTGCGTCCCAAGATCGACCAGCACGACTACGACACCAAAAAGGGTCACGTCGTCCGATTCTTGAAGGCCGGCGACAAGGTCAAGATCACGATCATGTTCCGCGGTCGTGAGCAGCACCGTCCCGAGCTGGGCTACCGCCTGCTGCAGCGCCTTGCCGCTGACGTCGAGGACCTCGGTTTCATCGAGTCCAACGCCCGCCAGGACGGCCGCAACATGACCATGGTGCTCGGCCCGCTCAAGAAGAAGTCCGAGGCACAGGCTGAGGTCAAGGCCGAGAAGGTCAAGACCACCGCCGCCAAGGCAGCCGAGAAGGACGCCGAGGCCGCCGAGGTCAAGGCGCATCGCGAAGCCGTCCAGAAGACCGCAACACCCAAGAAACCACGTCGGCGTTCCGAGAACCTCGACCCAGACATGGAGGCATAA
- the hisG gene encoding ATP phosphoribosyltransferase codes for MLKIAVPNKGALAESAAQMLAEAGYRQRRNPKDLVTLDPDNDVEFFYLRPRDIAIYVGEGTLDVGVTGRDLLLDSRAHATENIALGFGASTFRFAAPIGTMSTISDLEGARIATSYEGIVETYLAERGISADVVRLDGAVESSVRLGVADAIADVVETGSTLRQADLEVFGDPILSSEAVLITRQDAPEPDGFAVFKRRLDSVIVARTYVMMDYDIRVDQVEKAVELTPGIESPTVSPLHREGWVAVRSMVPRESAQKVMDLLFGLGARGILVTDILACRI; via the coding sequence ATGCTCAAGATCGCCGTACCCAACAAGGGCGCGCTGGCCGAGTCGGCCGCACAGATGCTCGCCGAGGCCGGCTACCGCCAGCGTCGCAACCCCAAGGACCTGGTCACCCTCGATCCCGACAACGACGTCGAGTTCTTCTACCTCCGCCCCCGGGACATCGCGATCTACGTGGGGGAGGGCACGCTCGACGTCGGTGTGACGGGCCGCGATCTGCTCCTGGACTCCAGGGCGCACGCCACCGAGAACATCGCCCTGGGCTTCGGTGCCTCGACCTTCCGGTTCGCCGCTCCGATCGGCACGATGTCCACCATCAGCGATCTGGAGGGAGCCCGGATCGCGACGTCGTACGAGGGGATCGTCGAGACCTACCTCGCGGAGCGCGGCATCTCCGCCGACGTCGTACGCCTGGACGGCGCCGTCGAGTCGTCCGTTCGGCTGGGTGTCGCGGACGCCATCGCGGATGTCGTCGAGACCGGCAGCACGTTGCGTCAGGCGGACCTCGAGGTCTTCGGTGACCCGATTCTGTCCTCCGAGGCGGTGCTTATCACCCGTCAGGACGCACCCGAGCCCGATGGTTTCGCGGTGTTCAAGCGCCGGCTCGACAGCGTCATCGTCGCGCGGACCTACGTCATGATGGACTACGACATCCGGGTCGACCAGGTCGAGAAGGCCGTCGAGCTGACACCGGGAATCGAGTCACCGACGGTCTCTCCCCTGCATCGCGAAGGGTGGGTCGCGGTCCGCTCGATGGTGCCGCGCGAGTCGGCCCAGAAGGTCATGGACCTGTTGTTCGGGCTCGGTGCCCGAGGGATCCTCGTGACGGACATTCTCGCGTGTCGGATCTGA
- a CDS encoding riboflavin synthase: MFTGLIEEKGAIAALEDLGDSVRLTIRGPLVTSDARHGDSIAVSGVCLTVMAQGADTFAADVMRESLERTSLGDLQVGDEVNLERATKAGARLGGHIVQGHVDGTGRIIDRTPSEHWEVVRVGLPADLAKYLVAKGSVTVDGTSLTVVDVVDGPEPWFSISLIPTTLVETTLGGKAPGDRVNLEVDILAKYVERLLGAAPHRDQHPQGEAHE, encoded by the coding sequence ATGTTCACCGGACTCATCGAGGAAAAGGGCGCGATCGCCGCGCTCGAGGACCTGGGCGACTCGGTTCGCCTGACGATCCGTGGACCGCTGGTCACGTCGGACGCGCGGCACGGCGATTCGATCGCTGTCAGCGGAGTGTGTCTGACCGTCATGGCTCAGGGGGCGGACACCTTCGCTGCCGACGTCATGCGGGAGTCGCTCGAGCGGACGTCGCTGGGCGACCTGCAGGTCGGCGACGAGGTCAATCTCGAGCGTGCCACCAAGGCCGGCGCGCGTTTGGGCGGGCACATCGTGCAGGGCCACGTCGACGGCACCGGACGGATCATCGATCGCACGCCCAGCGAGCACTGGGAGGTCGTCCGGGTCGGGCTGCCTGCCGATCTCGCGAAGTACCTCGTCGCCAAGGGATCGGTCACGGTCGACGGCACCTCGCTGACGGTCGTCGACGTCGTCGACGGGCCGGAGCCGTGGTTCTCGATCTCGTTGATCCCGACGACGCTCGTCGAGACGACGTTGGGCGGCAAGGCTCCCGGTGACCGGGTCAATCTTGAGGTCGACATCCTCGCCAAGTACGTCGAGCGCCTGCTGGGCGCCGCCCCCCACCGTGATCAGCACCCCCAAGGAGAAGCGCATGAGTGA
- a CDS encoding PH domain-containing protein has product MSDLKTFRPGATRVVAYGVSVLMLVLTAVVGLSLPEDISFTPAETGTLWLIIGFVLALLHGVGRSYVRADDDGVEVLNGYRRHQIAWADIQGFALNSGAPWPTLVTNDDERVMMFGIQGSDGSYAKEAVDYLRGRLAA; this is encoded by the coding sequence GTGTCGGATCTGAAGACCTTTCGGCCCGGCGCCACCCGGGTCGTGGCGTACGGCGTGTCGGTGCTGATGCTCGTGCTCACGGCCGTCGTCGGGCTGTCGCTCCCGGAGGACATCTCGTTCACCCCCGCGGAGACCGGCACGCTGTGGCTCATCATCGGATTCGTGCTGGCGCTGCTGCACGGGGTCGGTCGCAGCTACGTCCGTGCGGACGACGACGGCGTCGAGGTGCTCAATGGCTACCGTCGGCACCAGATCGCGTGGGCCGACATCCAAGGGTTCGCGTTGAACTCGGGTGCGCCATGGCCGACGCTCGTGACGAACGACGACGAGCGGGTCATGATGTTCGGGATCCAGGGATCCGACGGGTCGTACGCCAAGGAGGCCGTCGACTACCTGCGCGGCCGGCTGGCCGCATGA
- a CDS encoding GNAT family N-acetyltransferase, whose translation MLWRVRTTLVDRPGNLAEITSACGDAGVNIVGLQIFSTPERVTDEFLVSGPPGWADVALAELFERAGGAEVAVTRVADDTVIDPPTRYLQGVRAVIEGGRDVESVLRELLETEPPDVADYAGHDVLDLTRRDGSVLRISRAVPFTAVERSRAQALLSLVSDAGSDTPLISPSPRHPVPIVREATLSDLEGVAALHERCSVQTLYHRYQVPLRMPMTTRMARRLVAPDSGQSLVVQVGLDLVGHGALEQVDSAWTFQLLVEDAWQGQGLGTLLVKQAAARAKAGGAVRLTFVTAGSNDTLLRTVGNAGFVARVERHEGNVHITVLLTAVRSYAAG comes from the coding sequence ATGCTGTGGCGCGTACGCACGACCCTCGTCGACCGGCCGGGAAACCTGGCCGAGATCACGTCCGCCTGCGGTGATGCGGGCGTCAACATCGTGGGGCTGCAGATCTTCTCCACACCGGAGCGGGTGACCGACGAGTTCCTCGTCTCCGGTCCCCCCGGTTGGGCCGACGTGGCGCTCGCGGAGTTGTTCGAGCGGGCCGGGGGCGCCGAGGTCGCAGTGACCCGGGTCGCCGACGACACCGTCATCGACCCCCCGACGCGCTACCTGCAGGGCGTCCGCGCCGTGATCGAGGGCGGGCGCGACGTCGAGTCGGTCCTGCGTGAGCTGTTGGAGACCGAGCCTCCCGATGTCGCCGACTACGCCGGCCACGACGTGCTCGACCTGACCCGCAGGGACGGCTCGGTGCTGCGGATCAGCCGGGCCGTGCCATTCACCGCGGTCGAGCGGAGCCGGGCACAGGCGTTGCTCTCACTCGTCAGTGATGCCGGCAGTGACACCCCGCTGATCTCGCCGTCCCCCCGTCACCCGGTGCCGATCGTGCGGGAGGCAACTTTGTCCGATCTCGAAGGTGTGGCGGCCCTGCACGAGCGGTGCAGCGTCCAGACGCTCTACCACCGTTACCAGGTGCCGCTGCGGATGCCGATGACGACGCGGATGGCACGTCGGCTGGTTGCTCCGGACTCGGGCCAGTCCCTGGTCGTGCAGGTCGGGCTCGATCTGGTCGGTCACGGAGCGCTGGAGCAGGTGGACTCGGCGTGGACCTTCCAGCTGCTCGTCGAGGACGCCTGGCAGGGGCAGGGACTCGGCACCCTCCTGGTCAAGCAGGCCGCCGCGCGCGCGAAGGCCGGCGGAGCCGTCCGACTGACCTTCGTGACTGCCGGATCGAACGACACACTGCTGCGGACGGTCGGCAACGCCGGCTTCGTCGCGCGGGTCGAGCGGCACGAAGGCAACGTGCACATCACCGTGCTGCTGACGGCCGTGCGGTCGTACGCTGCCGGTTGA
- a CDS encoding RsmB/NOP family class I SAM-dependent RNA methyltransferase, translating to MTDPSRAIAFHVLRAVAERDAYVNLVLPDMLAEHHIEGRDAAFATELVHGTIRRQGTYDAIIGHVASKGLASIDPPVLDALRLGAHQLLNMRVPAHAAVSTTVDVVRREIGHKPVHFTNALLRKIGQKDLDGWLEIISAGLEGDEARAVRTSHPLWIVAAMRKALGGHAAQIDKLLAADNAPPRVTLVARPGLCAPEDLPGVSGKLSPYARVLEDGGDPGAIPEVRDGRAGVQDEGSQLVAIALADAHVEGQDDRWLDLCAGPGGKAALLGALAAQRGAHLVANEVLEHRATLVRKGVRQLDNVEVTTADGRSGPWKLGSFDRVLVDAPCTGLGALRRRPESRWRRTEADLDDLVPLQRALLGRALELVRPGGVVVYATCSPHVRETTEVVDAVVGDGHDVKVESSHQWWPHIDGTDAMFCAVLRRAG from the coding sequence ATGACTGACCCGTCCCGCGCGATCGCCTTCCACGTGCTGCGAGCCGTCGCCGAACGCGACGCCTACGTCAACCTGGTGCTGCCCGACATGCTCGCCGAGCACCACATCGAGGGGCGTGACGCGGCCTTCGCGACCGAGCTCGTCCACGGCACGATCCGCCGTCAGGGCACCTACGACGCGATCATCGGGCACGTCGCGAGCAAGGGTCTCGCGTCGATCGACCCACCGGTCCTCGACGCCTTGCGGCTCGGCGCCCACCAACTGCTGAACATGCGGGTCCCGGCGCACGCCGCAGTCTCGACCACGGTCGACGTGGTGCGCCGCGAGATCGGTCACAAGCCGGTCCACTTCACCAACGCACTGCTGCGCAAGATCGGCCAGAAGGACCTCGACGGTTGGCTCGAGATCATCTCGGCCGGACTTGAGGGCGATGAGGCCCGGGCGGTACGTACGTCGCACCCGCTGTGGATCGTGGCGGCGATGCGCAAGGCGCTGGGCGGACACGCCGCTCAGATCGACAAGCTGCTCGCTGCCGACAACGCACCTCCTCGGGTCACCCTGGTGGCCCGGCCGGGGCTTTGCGCGCCGGAGGACCTGCCCGGCGTGAGCGGCAAGCTCTCCCCGTACGCCCGAGTCCTCGAGGACGGCGGCGACCCCGGAGCGATACCCGAGGTGCGCGACGGTCGGGCCGGTGTGCAGGACGAGGGCTCGCAGCTCGTGGCCATCGCGCTCGCCGACGCCCACGTCGAGGGGCAGGACGACCGGTGGTTGGACCTGTGCGCCGGCCCGGGTGGCAAAGCCGCCCTGCTGGGCGCCCTGGCCGCTCAGCGTGGGGCCCACCTGGTCGCCAACGAGGTGCTGGAGCATCGGGCGACGCTCGTGCGCAAGGGTGTACGCCAGCTCGACAACGTCGAGGTGACCACGGCCGACGGCCGGTCGGGCCCGTGGAAGCTCGGTTCCTTCGACCGCGTGCTGGTCGATGCCCCCTGCACCGGCCTCGGCGCCCTGCGCCGACGCCCCGAGTCCCGCTGGCGTCGCACGGAGGCCGACCTCGATGATCTGGTGCCGCTGCAGCGGGCGCTGCTGGGTCGCGCTCTGGAGCTGGTCCGGCCCGGCGGAGTCGTGGTCTACGCGACGTGCTCGCCGCACGTCCGCGAGACCACGGAGGTGGTGGACGCCGTCGTGGGCGACGGCCACGATGTCAAGGTCGAGTCCAGCCACCAGTGGTGGCCGCACATCGACGGGACCGACGCGATGTTCTGCGCCGTCCTGCGTCGTGCCGGCTGA
- a CDS encoding SseB family protein: MTHDRTLASPQFPGDDGAVDPALAAAFGDGLEVVAALAEARVFVPIIALLGDTPATGDKNADMAAVLMTGSDGRRALLAFSSIDTMAVWDPAARPVPILGRDAARATLDEDAAAILLDLASDSFTVVEADDVQHLAAGHRLVRSEAGPAWLT, translated from the coding sequence ATGACGCACGACCGCACACTGGCAAGTCCGCAGTTCCCCGGCGACGACGGCGCCGTCGATCCTGCGCTGGCCGCTGCCTTCGGCGATGGCCTCGAGGTTGTGGCCGCGCTCGCCGAGGCCCGGGTGTTCGTCCCGATCATTGCGCTGCTGGGGGACACCCCGGCGACCGGTGACAAGAATGCCGACATGGCCGCGGTGCTGATGACGGGTTCGGACGGCCGCCGCGCGCTGCTGGCCTTCAGCAGCATCGACACCATGGCGGTATGGGACCCTGCGGCGCGACCCGTGCCGATCCTGGGGCGGGACGCAGCGCGAGCGACGCTCGACGAGGACGCCGCAGCGATCCTTCTGGATCTGGCCAGTGACTCGTTCACGGTCGTAGAGGCCGACGACGTGCAGCATCTTGCGGCCGGCCACCGCCTCGTACGCAGCGAGGCCGGGCCAGCCTGGCTCACCTGA
- the ribH gene encoding 6,7-dimethyl-8-ribityllumazine synthase, with protein sequence MSGGGAPDLSVAAAGARVAIVASSWHTEVMDGLIGGAQRALADAGVTDVTLVRAPGSFELPIICQAYARQGFDAVIALGVIIRGGTPHFEYVSAAATDGLNRVALDTGVPIGFGLLTCDDDAQALDRAGLPDSHENKGREAVEAALTTRNLLRALA encoded by the coding sequence GTGAGCGGCGGGGGGGCCCCGGACCTCTCGGTCGCGGCAGCGGGGGCCCGGGTCGCGATCGTGGCATCGAGCTGGCACACCGAGGTCATGGACGGCCTGATCGGTGGCGCGCAGCGCGCACTCGCCGATGCCGGCGTCACCGATGTCACGCTGGTTCGTGCGCCGGGCTCGTTCGAGCTGCCGATCATCTGCCAGGCGTACGCCCGCCAGGGCTTCGACGCGGTCATCGCGCTCGGCGTCATCATCCGTGGCGGCACACCGCACTTCGAGTACGTCTCGGCGGCCGCGACAGACGGCCTCAACAGGGTCGCGCTCGACACCGGCGTACCGATCGGCTTCGGGCTCCTGACGTGTGACGACGACGCCCAGGCGCTCGACCGGGCCGGCCTGCCGGACAGCCACGAGAACAAGGGCCGCGAGGCCGTCGAAGCCGCCCTGACGACCCGGAACCTCCTGCGAGCCCTCGCCTGA
- the ribD gene encoding bifunctional diaminohydroxyphosphoribosylaminopyrimidine deaminase/5-amino-6-(5-phosphoribosylamino)uracil reductase RibD — protein MASEIEISAMRRALDAADGVARTLPNPRVGCVLLSADGTQLAVGAHHGAGTPHAEVDALSRAGAAARGATAVVTLEPCNHTGRTGPCSQALIDAGVVRVVFAQIDPNRSAAGGAATLRAAGIEVEAGVMAEEATDLNVEWTFALTAGRPFVTWKYAATLDGLSAAPDGSSKWITGEEARRDVQTFRAEADAIVAGTGTVLADDPRLTVRDAADVPLPHEQQALRVVVGETTIPSHYRVFDRVAPTLVVPSRDPAMVLKHLADREIRHVWLEGGPRLAGAFWTAGLIDRVIGYIAPAMLGSGRAALEGEATTLADLRPINLQDLTMIGPDIRIIGTPGRMQREDID, from the coding sequence ATGGCCAGCGAGATCGAGATCAGCGCGATGCGTCGCGCGCTCGATGCGGCCGACGGCGTCGCTCGCACGCTGCCCAATCCGCGCGTCGGCTGTGTGCTGCTGTCTGCGGACGGCACCCAGCTCGCCGTCGGGGCTCACCACGGCGCCGGCACACCCCATGCAGAAGTCGATGCGCTGAGCCGGGCCGGCGCCGCGGCTCGCGGTGCCACCGCGGTCGTGACCCTGGAGCCGTGCAACCACACCGGCCGCACTGGTCCGTGCTCACAAGCGCTGATCGATGCGGGCGTGGTTCGGGTGGTGTTCGCCCAGATCGACCCGAATCGCTCCGCAGCAGGAGGCGCGGCGACCCTGCGAGCGGCCGGCATCGAGGTCGAGGCCGGCGTCATGGCCGAGGAGGCGACCGATCTCAACGTCGAGTGGACCTTCGCGCTGACGGCAGGCCGTCCATTCGTGACTTGGAAGTACGCCGCGACCCTCGACGGGCTCAGCGCGGCGCCTGACGGCAGCAGCAAATGGATCACCGGCGAAGAGGCCCGCCGGGACGTCCAGACGTTCCGTGCGGAGGCCGATGCCATCGTGGCCGGCACCGGGACGGTCCTGGCCGACGACCCTCGGCTGACGGTTCGAGATGCTGCTGACGTTCCCCTCCCGCACGAGCAGCAGGCGCTGCGTGTGGTTGTCGGCGAGACCACGATCCCCAGCCACTACCGCGTGTTCGATCGGGTCGCACCGACGCTGGTGGTCCCGTCCCGCGATCCGGCCATGGTCCTGAAGCATCTCGCCGATCGGGAGATCCGCCACGTGTGGCTCGAAGGTGGCCCGCGGCTCGCAGGCGCGTTCTGGACCGCCGGCCTGATCGACCGCGTCATCGGCTACATCGCGCCGGCGATGCTCGGCTCCGGCCGCGCGGCCCTCGAGGGCGAAGCCACGACGCTGGCCGATCTGCGTCCGATCAACCTGCAGGACCTGACCATGATCGGCCCCGACATCCGCATCATCGGGACCCCCGGACGCATGCAACGAGAGGACATCGACTGA
- a CDS encoding TetR/AcrR family transcriptional regulator has translation MSEAVVKPLRADAQRNYDKLVDAARDAFREHGVQASLDDIAKCAGVGSGTLYRHFPTREDLIDAVMREWAARVDADSEEIVHSGLPADAALAAWFGRFVESVGIYNGAAAKLTAAMDDPASPIFHKCQVLIGANSKVIDHVASLGALREGVDPREVMRLVSGVASVADQSGMDPGQVGPMLRIIVDGILSGSARS, from the coding sequence ATGAGTGAAGCAGTGGTCAAGCCGCTGCGGGCCGATGCGCAGCGCAACTACGACAAGTTGGTCGATGCGGCGCGGGATGCCTTCCGTGAGCACGGGGTCCAGGCATCGCTCGACGACATCGCCAAGTGTGCAGGTGTTGGATCCGGCACGCTGTACCGACACTTCCCGACCCGGGAGGACCTGATCGACGCGGTCATGCGGGAGTGGGCCGCGCGGGTCGACGCCGACAGCGAGGAGATCGTGCACTCGGGCCTGCCGGCCGACGCGGCGCTGGCGGCATGGTTTGGGCGGTTCGTCGAGAGCGTCGGCATCTACAACGGCGCGGCGGCCAAGCTCACGGCGGCGATGGATGATCCGGCCTCGCCGATCTTCCACAAATGTCAGGTGCTGATCGGCGCCAACAGCAAAGTCATCGACCACGTGGCCTCGCTCGGTGCGCTGCGCGAAGGCGTCGACCCACGAGAGGTCATGCGCCTGGTCAGCGGCGTGGCCAGCGTGGCGGACCAGAGCGGGATGGACCCCGGGCAGGTCGGGCCAATGCTGCGCATCATCGTCGACGGCATCCTGAGCGGTTCCGCACGTTCCTGA
- the rpe gene encoding ribulose-phosphate 3-epimerase produces MSLQITPSMLASDFANLAGEAARIPSADWLHMDVMDNHFVPNLTLGLPVIEALAKVAKQPIDAHLMIEDPDRWAPAYVEAGAGSVTFHVEAAAAPIRLAREIRAKGARASMALKPATPIEPYEDMLSELDMVLIMTVEPGFGGQKFLDVCLPKIARARTLIDKHGGDIWLQVDGGVSVETIERCAEAGADVFVAGSAVFNADDPDAMIAELREHAGRHIH; encoded by the coding sequence ATGAGTCTGCAGATCACCCCGAGCATGCTGGCGTCGGACTTCGCGAACCTTGCGGGCGAGGCCGCTCGCATCCCGAGCGCGGACTGGCTCCACATGGACGTCATGGACAACCACTTCGTGCCCAACCTGACGTTGGGTCTGCCCGTCATCGAGGCACTGGCCAAGGTTGCCAAGCAGCCCATCGACGCGCACCTGATGATCGAGGACCCCGACCGCTGGGCTCCTGCCTATGTCGAGGCCGGCGCAGGCAGCGTCACGTTCCACGTCGAGGCGGCGGCAGCCCCGATCCGTCTGGCCCGCGAGATCCGGGCCAAGGGTGCACGCGCCTCGATGGCGCTCAAGCCGGCCACGCCGATCGAGCCATACGAAGACATGCTCTCCGAGCTTGACATGGTGCTGATCATGACGGTGGAGCCTGGCTTCGGTGGCCAGAAGTTCCTCGACGTGTGCCTCCCGAAGATCGCTCGCGCCCGCACCCTGATCGACAAGCACGGCGGGGACATCTGGTTGCAGGTTGACGGGGGAGTCTCGGTCGAGACGATCGAGCGGTGCGCCGAAGCCGGAGCCGACGTCTTCGTGGCCGGCTCCGCGGTGTTCAACGCCGACGATCCCGATGCCATGATCGCCGAGCTGCGCGAGCATGCCGGACGTCACATCCACTGA
- a CDS encoding phosphoribosyl-ATP diphosphatase: MPMKTFDALFAELSDKAANRPEGSRTVAELDAGVHAIGKKLVEEAAESWMAAEHEGAERAAEELSQLLYHAQVMMIASGITLDDVYAHL; this comes from the coding sequence ATGCCGATGAAGACCTTCGATGCACTGTTCGCCGAGCTGTCCGACAAGGCAGCCAACCGCCCCGAGGGCTCGCGCACCGTCGCTGAGCTCGATGCCGGCGTGCACGCGATCGGCAAGAAGCTCGTCGAGGAGGCCGCCGAATCGTGGATGGCCGCCGAGCACGAGGGCGCCGAGCGTGCCGCCGAGGAGCTCAGCCAGCTCCTCTACCACGCCCAAGTCATGATGATCGCGAGCGGAATCACCCTCGACGACGTCTACGCGCATCTGTGA